The Lucilia cuprina isolate Lc7/37 chromosome 5, ASM2204524v1, whole genome shotgun sequence genome includes a window with the following:
- the LOC124420020 gene encoding sulfotransferase 1C4-like, which translates to MVHQNILKSLEHKSEATKARLPYPVKIYSTEGKNIPLKKNWSQTWCTLPAHFDKVFDEILNFELRKDDVFVVTFMKCGTTWMQECAWLLLNNLDFEKSKEAAVMIRSPFIE; encoded by the coding sequence ATGGttcatcaaaatattttgaaatcgtTGGAACATAAAAGTGAAGCTACCAAGGCTAGATTGCCTTATCCCGTGAAAATATATTCAACTGAGGGtaaaaatattcctttaaagaaaaattggtCTCAGACTTGGTGCACTTTACCCGCACATTTTGATaaagtttttgatgaaattttaaattttgaactgCGTAAAGATGATGTCTTTGTGGTTACATTTATGAAGTGTGGAACTACTTGGATGCAGGAATGTGCCTGGTTGTTGTTGAATAATTTAGATTTTGAAAAGTCCAAAGAGGCAGCTGTTATGATCAGAAGTCCATTTATAGAGTAA
- the LOC111689437 gene encoding luciferin sulfotransferase-like: MIRLKFTVAFIKISCFYSFHGIVPDTPSPIEMCKQLSSPRLIKTHMPANLVPLQIWERKQKMIYVARNVKDVIVSSYHFIKNLDLWRGNSFQEYVEDFLNNEILYTHFWSHIVDFWKMRNEPFIFFVTYEEMKRDLAGVLQRLCTFLERPQLTQEQLLKTVEHLSFGSMKKNKFTNLTYLLKENMPGVKEDFQFMRRGIVGSFKDELTPELIARIDKWTADFLGKQGLKEEDIFGKL; the protein is encoded by the exons ATGATAAGATTAAAG ttcacagtcgctttcattaaaatatcttgTTTTTATAGCTTCCATGGTATTGTTCCCGACACGCCTAGTCCCATTGAGATGTGCAAACAATTATCCAGTCCTCGTTTGATCAAAACTCATATGCCTGCTAACTTAGTGCCACTTCAAATCTGGGagagaaaacaaaaa ATGATCTACGTGGCCCGCAATGTTAAAGATGTCATTGTTTCTTCTTACCACTTCATCAAAAACTTGGACTTGTGGCGCGGCAATAGTTTTCAGGAGTATGTTGAAGATTTTCTTAACAATGAAATTCTTTATACCCATTTCTGGTCGCATATAGTAGACTTTTGGAAAATGCGTAACGAGCCTTTTATATTCTTTGTCACATACGAAGAAATGAAACGTGATTTAGCGGGGGTATTGCAACGGCTTTGTACATTCTTAGAAAGACCGCAATTAACCCAAGAGCAATTGTTGAAGACGGTGGAACATTTGTCCTTTGGTAGCATGAAAA AGAATAAGTTCACCAATTTGACCTATTTACTCAAGGAGAATATGCCTGGTGTTAAAGAAGATTTCCA aTTTATGCGCCGCGGTATTGTGGGTTCCTTTAAGGATGAACTAACCCCTGAGTTGATTGCCAGAATTGATAAATGGACTGCTGACTTTTTGGGCAAGCAGGGCCTAAAAGAGGAGGatatttttggcaaattgtaa
- the LOC111689436 gene encoding sulfotransferase 1 family member D1-like, producing MVATADLLKTIEHVSEASKTRLRPMKKYATEGKNIPLKKNWSETWCTLSAHFETVCDQYLNLELRKDDVFVVTFMKCGTTWMQECAWLLLNDLDYEKSKEEVVMIRSPFLDFHSITPGLRNHVELIEKLPSPRLIKSHLPANLLPLQIWEKKQKIIYVARNVKDVIVSCYHFVKNLQMWQGDNFHEFVEDFLNNDIIYTHFWSHIVDFWKMRNESFIFFVTYEEMKRDLPKVLQRLCVFLERPQLSEKEMEGLLEHLSFDSMRNNKKTNLTYLLKDGNPAVKEEFQFMRRGIVGSFKDELTPELIARIDKWSADFLAQHGLKEEDIFGKL from the exons ATGGTAGCTACAGCAGACCTTCTAAAGACGATCGAACATGTAAGCGAGGCCTCTAAGACGAGGTTACGTCCAATGAAAAAGTATGCTACCGAGGGTAAAAATATTCCCTTAAAGAAAAACTGGTCGGAGACCTGGTGTACTTTGTCCGCTCATTTTGAGACGGTGTGTGATCAATATCTTAATTTGGAATTGCGTAAAGATGATGTTTTTGTGGTTACTTTTATGAAATGTGGCACAACTTGGATGCAAGAGTGCGCCTGGTTGTTGCTAAACGACTTGGACTATGAGAAGTCTAAAGAGGAGGTTGTCATGATCAGGAGTCCTTTCTTAGA ttttcacagCATTACACCTGGTCTACGAAATCACGTTGAGTTGATTGAGAAACTACCCAGTCCCCGTTTAATCAAATCCCATTTACCGGCCAATTTATTGCCTTTACAAATTTGGGAAAAGAAACAAAAG ATCATTTATGTTGCCCGCAATGTTAAGGATGTAATTGTCTCCTGCTATCACTTTGTCAAAAACTTACAGATGTGGCAAGGTGACAATTTCCATGAGTTTGTCGAAGATTTTCTTAATAATGACATTATTTATACACACTTCTGGTCGCATATAGTGGACTTTTGGAAAATGCGTAATGAGTCCTTCATATTCTTTGTCACCTATGAAGAAATGAAACGTGATTTGCCAAAGGTTTTGCAAAGACTGTGTGTGTTCCTAGAAAGACCTCAATTATCGGAGAAGGAAATGGAAGGACTTTTGGAGCATTTATCATTTGATAGTATGAGAA ATAATAAGAAAACCAATTTGACTTATTTACTTAAAGACGGCAATCCTGCCGTGAAGGAGGAGTTCCA ATTCATGCGTCGCGGCATTGTGGGTTCGTTTAAGGATGAATTAACTCCCGAGCTGATCGCTAGAATCGACAAATGGTCTGCAGACTTTTTAGCTCAACATGGTTTAAAAGAAGAGgatatttttggaaaactttaa